In Nitrosomonas ureae, the sequence ACTTATCAGCCTTGGAAACCCATGGCGGTGTTTGCCAATTACACTCGCTCGTTCGCGCCACAGAGCGGCGGGGCCAGGAGTGTTGATGGAAAATTGTTCCGGCCTGAGACCGGAGAAGCTTATGAAGGCGGCATAAAGCTCCATACACCGGATGATCAATTACGTTTAACGTTTACCGCCTTTGAGATCATTAAAAAGAATGTTCTAACCTCAGATGTCAGTCAGGGCCCCGGTTCCGGTTTCTCAATGGCCACTGGCGAACAACGAAGCCGTGGTTTTGAGGTTGATGTCGCAGGACAAATTCTGCCCGGTCTGGAAATTATCGGAAGCTATGCTTACATTGATGCACGAATTACCGAAGATAACACTTTCGTTGAAGGCAGCCGGTTGCCCAATGTACCCAAGCATCAAGCAAGTCTTTGGACAACTTATACCATCAATCAAGGTATGCTTAAAGGATTTGGCGTCAGCGCAGGATTCCTTGTATTTGGTCAGCGCAATGGTATTTTTCTATGTCAGGATCCGGAAGGCTCTTTTTGCCAACAACCATTCAGTCTCCCTGGATACACACGTGTAGATGCCGCTGTTTACTATCGTAATCAAGCACATATATTAAATAAAAGAACCAACTTCATCGCCTCTGTAAATATTCGCAACTTGCTTGACGAACGTTATTTCACCGGTGCACAAAACTTCCGAGAGATTATTTATACCGGAGCGCCGATAACGGTTATTGGCTCACTAAAACTTGAGTATTAAAATGGCAACAATATACATAATCGCCGCTGACTTAAAAGGTGCAGCAACTTGAACAACAGGCACGGGTTAGTACCTTCAGAATCTAAGCCATCAATCAAATAAGGTCGCAGCTTTTAACCACATTCTCAAGTACTGGTAGCGTTTGTGATTGCAGCTGCGCGGCGTTGCTCATTTATCAGACGAGCATGGCGTTTTTTCCACCAGATATAAATACCCGTAGCACTCAGCACGGTAACAAACAAACCCACAAACGTAATAAATATCTTGAAGGAAATGCCCCAGATTGCCGCCGTGTGGAGTACCATCAGCCAGGTTGTAATGGTATCGCCATTAGCCTCTCCGGTAGGAAGAAAGAAACCAACTAGTCTTCCGGTGTTTGCATCAAAAAATATATTGGTCCCTGCGAAGGTCTCGCCCACATCGCGATCGCTGAGTACTTGATAGCGAAATACGCCCGTATAAGGATTGTAGCCGAGACTATTTTCATATCGTATGGAAAAGCCTTTTTTCTCGGCCAGACTCGCCATTTGTGAGCGCGCGATCTCCAAAGCTGCCGGCCAACTCAAACCAGGATCCACTTGCATAACAGGCAATTGAGGAATAGTTTCCTCCTGATCCGGTTGCATGGAAAACATCCGCTGCATGACAGGGTGATAGACTTCATTTAAATTAAACGCAACGCTGCTCCAGGCGAATACAAACAACATAACCCATAGCCACAGTCCCCCTGCACGATGCAGATCGAAATTCAATTTGTAAGGGCTAGCGCTCCAGCGGATCTTCCAAGCCTTCCACCAGCGTTTTCCAAAACTTAACACATTATTCAGAAGTGATTGATTTCGCTGAGAAGCCGGAAAAGTTAAACAAGCACCTATAAAGCAATCAACCGTCCACAAAACTGCAATGATCCCCATAAACAGCATACCAAGATCACCGAGGGCCAATGAATGGTGTAATGTA encodes:
- a CDS encoding PepSY-associated TM helix domain-containing protein; amino-acid sequence: MRRFISLIHRYVGLIMAIFLLIAGLTGAILAWYHELDAVLNPRLMQIQAPSSDVQPLNPFVLQERVKVHYPDAWVNYISLNHHPGKSALFFLEGAIDPVTGESIDLPNDEVFLNPYTGEILGERKWAAITQGWHNLLPFIYTLHHSLALGDLGMLFMGIIAVLWTVDCFIGACLTFPASQRNQSLLNNVLSFGKRWWKAWKIRWSASPYKLNFDLHRAGGLWLWVMLFVFAWSSVAFNLNEVYHPVMQRMFSMQPDQEETIPQLPVMQVDPGLSWPAALEIARSQMASLAEKKGFSIRYENSLGYNPYTGVFRYQVLSDRDVGETFAGTNIFFDANTGRLVGFFLPTGEANGDTITTWLMVLHTAAIWGISFKIFITFVGLFVTVLSATGIYIWWKKRHARLINEQRRAAAITNATST